The DNA sequence CGAACGGGGCGGCAGCCGACATGGAGAGGAAAGCGCGGCGGGAGAGGTCGCGGGTGCTCATGTGCGCACGGTACCGCATAATGCCGGTGAGGTTCCAGATGGAAATGGTGAGCGTGCCCGAGTCGTCGCTGGTGGCGGTGTTCCGGTTGATCCTCGCGGCGCTGTTCGGGGCGGCCGTCGGCATCAACCGTGAACTGCGCGCCAAGCCGGCGGGCCTGCGCACGCACGCCCTGGTCTCGCTCGGCGCGGCGCTGCTCACGCTGATCGGTCTGGCGCTGACCAACGCCGGCGATCCGGAAGGGTTCGGCGCCGCCAGCCGCGTGCTGCAGGGGCTCGTCGCCGGCGTCGGCTTCATCGGCGGCGGCGTCATTCTCCGGCGGGAAGAGTCGAACGAGGTGCACGGCCTCAGTACCGCCGCCTCGATCTGGATCGTCGCCGCGATTGGCGTGGCCGCCGGCTGCGGGCTGTGGATGACGTCGGGCGCCGCGGTGCTCCTCGCGCTGGGCATCCTGGCGCTCGGCGAGCCGCTCGACCGGCTGCTGCGGCGCAGAAAGAAAGCGGAACCGCCGAACGTGAACGCCGGCGGGTAGCGGCCCGCCGCGCGGCGTGCTGCCTAGGAGCGCGCGGCGTCGAACCGCGCCGCCATCGGCGCGAACGCCGGCGTCGGACCGCGCCAGCGCAGCTCCTCGACCGATTCGAAGAGCGGCACGTCGGTGCGCAGCGTGGCGAGCGTGCGGAACAGAAAGGCGCGGTCGCGCTCGCGCAGCCAGGTCTTCGCGAGCCCGGCGGGATTCGCCACGTTCGCCTGCCAGACGCGCCAGTCCTCGGGAATCGCGTCGAGATGACCGAAGCGCGCCAGAACCGCGGCGGTCGACTTCGGTCCCCACCCCTGCAGCCCCGGGTATCCGTCCGCGGCGTCGCCGACCAGCGCGAGGTAATCCGGGATCGACGCCGGCGGCACGCCGAACCTGGCGACGACGCCCGCTTCGTCGATCGTCGCGCGCGAGCGCCGGTTCAACTGCACGACGCGCGTGCCGCGCACGCACTGCGCCAGGTCCTTGTCCGGCGTGCAGATGATCACCCGATCCACCGACGGGTCCGCCGCCGCCCGCGCCGCGCCCGCCGCCAGCGCATCGTCCGCCTCGAATTCCACCATCGGCCACACCACCACGCCGAGGGCCGACAGCGCGTCTTCGAGGAGCGGGAACTGGGCGAGCAGATCGGGGTCAATGCCGGCGCCGGTCTTGTAGCCGGGCCAGAGATCGTTGCGGAACGATTCGATGACGTGGTCGGTGGCGACGGCGACATGCGTCGCGCCGCCGTTGATCATTCCCAGGACGGAAGCGACGACACCGCGGACGGCGGCGACCTCGCGGCCGTCGCCGTCCCGGGCGGATGGCAGTGCGTAGTAGTGACGGAACAGCTCGTAGGTTCCGTCGACGAGATGAACGTCCAGCGCTACTTCTTCTCTTTGATGCCGAGTTCTTTCAGCTTGGCGACCACGTTGGCGCCGGCGTCCTTGGTGCCGGGGGCCTTCTCGATGTGGAGGATGGTGCCGTCCGGACCGATGTAGAAGGTCCAGCGCTGCGCGGAGCGGGGCGCATCCGGCTGCGCGACGCTCGGAGCGCGGAGCACGCCGTAGCTCTCGGCGACCTTGCGGGACGGGTCGCTGAGGATGGGGAAGTCGGCTTTCTCCTTTTCGGCGAACGCCTTGTTGTCCTCGGGCGTGTCGACGCTGATCATGTAGTACGCGACGTCGAACTGCCGGATTTGATCCCCGCTCTCACGGAGCGAGTTGCATTCGGCCGTTCAACCACCGGTGAACGCTTTCGGGAACCAGGCGAGGACGACCGCCTTGCCCTTGTGGGCCGAGAGCGAGTGCGTCCTGCCGTCCG is a window from the Vicinamibacterales bacterium genome containing:
- a CDS encoding MgtC/SapB family protein, encoding MRFQMEMVSVPESSLVAVFRLILAALFGAAVGINRELRAKPAGLRTHALVSLGAALLTLIGLALTNAGDPEGFGAASRVLQGLVAGVGFIGGGVILRREESNEVHGLSTAASIWIVAAIGVAAGCGLWMTSGAAVLLALGILALGEPLDRLLRRRKKAEPPNVNAGG
- a CDS encoding 5'-3' exonuclease H3TH domain-containing protein; this encodes MDVHLVDGTYELFRHYYALPSARDGDGREVAAVRGVVASVLGMINGGATHVAVATDHVIESFRNDLWPGYKTGAGIDPDLLAQFPLLEDALSALGVVVWPMVEFEADDALAAGAARAAADPSVDRVIICTPDKDLAQCVRGTRVVQLNRRSRATIDEAGVVARFGVPPASIPDYLALVGDAADGYPGLQGWGPKSTAAVLARFGHLDAIPEDWRVWQANVANPAGLAKTWLRERDRAFLFRTLATLRTDVPLFESVEELRWRGPTPAFAPMAARFDAARS